The DNA sequence TCCTTTTCACCGTCGACCGCGACGGTGACCACGGGCGTGCCCGAGCCGACCACCTGGCCGACATCGGCGTTTACCGCCGTGACGATGCCATCCCTGTCGGCCTTGAGGTCGGTATAGCCGACCTGGTTCCTGGCCTGGGCAAGCGTAGAGCGGGCGGAGTCGCGCGTGGCGATTGCCTGGTCATAGGTCAGTGTCGCCTGTTCGAGCTGCGATTTCGGCGCGAAGTTCTTGGCGAAAAGCTGTTCGGCGCGCTTACGGGCGAGTTCGACCGTCTCGACCTGCCGTTCAGAGGCATCGAGTGCCGCCTGCGCGCTCTTGACCGACAGGTCATAGTCGGAGGGATCGATGCGGGCGAGCACGTCGCCAGGCGCCACGTGCTGGCCGATGTCGACGAGACGCTCGGTGATCTTGCCATTGACCCGGAAACCCAGCGTGCTCTCGGTGCGGGCGCGCACCGATCCGGAATAGGACAGCGTACGGGTGTCATGCGCCTGGGCGATCTCGACGACCTTCACCGGACGGATGATGTCCTTCACCTCGGCTTTTTCCTGCGAGCAGCCGGCAAGCCCAAGCGATGCGACGATCAGGCCGGCAGCTGGCAGCTTGCGAAGGATGGAACTGGGCAAAAACATTTCGGTACTCCCGACTGGAAGACGGACTGTCGACACCGGCACCGGCTGGCGACGGCTATTTCAAGGCTCTGATGGCGTAATCGATGAGGTCGTCGGGCATTGCCCGATTGGTCTTGGCGAGGCACTGCGCCACCATCTGCGGATGGCACAGGATGACGGTGGCGGCACCGAAGCAGCGCGATGCGGTCACCGGGTCCTGCTTCCTGAACTCGCCGGCCTCGATGCCCTCGCCGATCACCTCGGCGAAAAGATCGTGAATGCTGTCGACATGCTTGTCGATGACGCCCCAGTCCCGCTCGAGCGCGACGATGACCATCTCGTGGACCTTCTGGTCGTCGAGCATGACCTCCATCGTCAGCTTGTATTGTGCATGCACATAACGACGCAGCCGCTCCTCGGCGCTGATCGGCAGGTGCATGATCTCGTAAGCCATCTTGTAGCTGGCGCCGAGCATCCGGCCACATACGGCCTGGTGGATCTCGACCTTGGAGGCAAAGAAACGATAGATGTTGGCCGGTGACATGCCGAGTTCGCGGGCGATGTCGGCGACATTGGTCTTGCCGTAGCCATAGTGCCGGAACAGGCGCTCGGCGCAATCGAGTATGCGCGTTACATTTTCCTGTCGGGCGACGTCGGCGACGATGTTGGCGGCTTCGGACATAGCTCTCTGTCAAATAACGAGTGACGAATTTCGATTTTCATCACTCGTAAATCTAAATGAGCGAGGTGTCAACGCGGATTCGGTGTACGCGTACGATAGGTGACAATTGGTGACATCCAGTAGACGTCACAAGGCGCCCTCAGGATGCGGACCATTGAAAATATTCTCTCGAAAATCCCCGGGGGCTTCAGGCGACCTTGGCCATTTCCCGCAGCCGGAACTTCTGGATCTTGCCGGTCGAGGTCTTCGGTATCTCGGCAAAGATCACCGCTTTCGGCACTTTGAAGCGGGCGAGCAGCGTCCGGCAGTGCTCGATGATCTCGGCCTCGCTCGCCTCCTTGCCCGGCTTCAGTTCCACATAGGCGACAGGCACCTCGCCCCATTTGTCGTCATGGCGCGCCACGACGCCGCAGGAGGCGACGGCGGGATGCTTGTAGAGCGCTTCCTCGACCTCGATCGAGGAAATGTTCTCGCCACCGGAGATGATGATGTCCTTGGAGCGGTCCTTGAGCTGGATATAGCCATCCGGGTGCATGACGCCGAGATCGCCAGAGTGGAACCAGCCGCCGCCGAAAGCCTCGTCAGTCGCCCTGCGGTTCTTCAGGTAGCCCTTCATGACGATGTTGCCACGAAACATCACCTCGCCGATGGTCTCGCCGTCGGCGGGCGTCTCGGCCATGGTCTCGGGGTCCATTACCGTCAGGCCTTCGAGTGCGGCATAGCGCACGCCCTGCCGTGCCTTCTTGCCCGCCCTCGCCCCTTTGTCGAGTGCGTCCCAGCCATTATGCCATTCGTTGACGACAGCGGGCCCATAGGTCTCTGTCAGGCCGTAGAGATGGGTGACGGCAAAGCCGGCATCGGCCATGCCCGACAGCACGGCTTCGGGCGGCGGGGCGGCCGCCGTGTTGAAGGTGACGGTTTGCGCAAATGCGCGCTTGTCCTCGTCCTTGGCGTTGATCAGCACCGACATGACCACCGGCGCCCCGCACAGATGGGTGACGCCATAATCGGCGATAGCGTCATAGATGGGCTTCGGTCGCACCCAGCGCAGGCAGACATGCGTGCCGGCCTGGACGGCGAGCGTCCAGGGAAAACACCAGCCATTGCAGTGGAACATCGGCAAGGTCCAGAGATAGACCGCGTGCTTGGCCATGCCGGCATGGATGGTGTTGGTGTAGGCCATCAGCGCAGCACCTCGGTGATGGTAGACGACGCCCTTGGGATTGCCTGTCGTGCCCGAAGTATAATTGAGCGAGATGGCGTCCCATTCGTCGTCCGGCATCGACCAGGCGAACGCCTCGTCGCCATTGGCGACAAAGGCCTCATAGTCCACCGTGCCGACCCTCTCGCCTTTCGGATAGGGCGCGTCGGTGGCGTATTCGGGATCGTCGTAGTCGATGACCAGCGGTTTGACCACGGCCAGACCGAGCGCTTCCCGCACCACGCCGGAAAACTCGCGATCGACGATCAGCACCTTGGTCTCGGCATGGTCGAGTTGGAAGGCAATGACGGCGGCGTCGAGACGCGTGTTGAGCGAGTGCAGCACCGCCTTGGTCATCGGCACGCCGAAATGCGCTTCCAGCATCGGCGGCGTGTTCGACAGCATGACCGTCACCGTGTCGCCCTTGCCGATGCCATGCTTGTGCAGGGCCGAGGCGAGCTTCAACGAACGGCGCCAGAAATCGCGGTAGCTGATGCGCTGGCTGCCATGGATGACGGCGACATGGTCGGGATAGGTTCTTGCAGCGCGCTCCAGATAGGTGAGCGGCGTCAGCGGCTGGTGATTGGCCGCGTTCCTGTCGAGATCCTGTTCGTAGGGATTGGCCATCCCATTCTCCCCAAAGTCTTTTCGAGCTTTCTAACCTTACGCTCGTCGTCACGCTATCCCCCTGAAGGGCTGAGAATGCTATCCTGCACCGACTTGCTAGAATGGGGATTTCGATTGTGCCGCGCCGGCAGGAGATCTCTTCCCGTCTATTCCAAATTTGACTTTTGTCGAGAGCCGTGACTAATGTCAGCCAAGGAGGCGGCATGGCGATCCGACCGGCAGAACAGCTCATCCACAAGGCGGCCTGGCTTTACTATGCCCATGGGCTTCGCCAGGACGAAGTGGCCAATCAACTCAACATTTCGCGCGCCTCCGTCGCTATGTATCTGCGCAAGGCGCGCGAGACAGGCATCGTCAACATCTCGACCTCGACGCAGCTCTTCACGGACGACGTCATGGCGCGTAGGCTGGAAGACGCCCTGAAGCTCGACGCCGTCTGGATCGCGCCTGAGAACGCCTATCTCGCCGACCCCTCGACCGATATCGCGGTGCTGGCGGCAAGCGTTTTCCTGGAACTCGTCGGGAAAGGCGACCGCATCGGCGTCGCCTGGGGCCGCACCATCTACACCATCGCCGACATCATGTCCTATGCCGACCTGCAGGACGTCACCGTGGTGCAGCTCTGCGGCAATCTCGGCGCACCCTATTCCTACCGGCCCGATCAATGCACTATGGAAATCGCGCGCCGGCTCAATGCCAAGGGCCTCAACTTCTACGCGCCCCTGGTGCTGTCGACCGAGGAACTGGCGCATGGCCTGCGCGCCGAACCTGTGATCCGCGACCAGCTTGCCGGGATCAGCGACTGCGATCTTGCGCTCTACTCCATCGGCGCGGTCGATGCCGACAGCCATCTGGTGAAGTGCGGCGCGCTGACGGCAGCCGAGATGGCGGCGCTGCGCAGGGAAGGTGCCGCGGGTGTCATTGCCGGGCAGATCATCGATGCCCGTGGCGAGTTGCTCGACTGCAGCTACAACCGGCGGGTCATCTCGGCGGGGCTTGCTTCACTGCGCGTCATCGGTAAGCGGCTGATGGTCGTGCAGGAAGACAGCAAGTTCGAGCCGCTGCTCGCCGCGATCGCCGGCGGCCTCTGCACGCATCTGGTGGTCGGCGCGCATATGGCGCAGCGGCTGCTCGATCATGCCGGAACGTCAGCAGAAAAGGCGTCCTGAAAACCAATCCTTTGCCGACGCATTTGTCATCAAGGCGTCGCGGCATTCCTGTTCACCATCAAAGACAGCAACTGGACGAAGCGAACATGAAGAATCTGTGGAACGACGACACGGCCGAACAACTCGTTGCCGACTATGCGAAGAAGGGCGTCGGCCGCGATCTGGCGTTGCGTGTCTACACGACGCGGCTTCTGGGCGGCGTGCCGCAACTGGTCCTGCATGGCGGCGGCAACACCTCCTGCAAGATCAAGGCAACCGATCTCGTCGGCGACGAATGGGACGTGCTGTGCGTCAAGGGCAGCGGCTGGGACATGGCGGTCATCGAGCCGCAGGGCCTGCCGGCGGTCAAGATGGGCGCCCTGCTCAAGGCGCGCAAGCTGGACAGGCTTTCCGACGAGAACATGGTCGCATTGCAGCGGGCCAACCTGATCGACCCCGCCTCGCCCAACCCTTCGGTCGAGACCCTGCTGCATGCCTTCCTGCCGCACAAGTTCGTCGACCACACCCACTCGACCGCCATCCTGGCCATCGTCGACCAGGAAGACAGCAAGCCGCTGGTGGCAAAGGTGTTCGGAGCAAAAATGGGCTATGTGCCCTACATCATGCCGGGCTTCGATCTCGCCAAGGCGGCGGCCGATGTCTTCGACGCCGACCCGACGGTGGAAGGCCTGATCCTCGACAAGCACGGCATCTTCACTTTCGGCGACGATGCCAGGCAGGCCTATGACCGGATGATCCACTATGTGAACGTCGCCGAGGATTATGTGGCCGAGCATGCCAAACCGAAGACTGCGAAGATAGCGCTGCCGGCAAGGCTAGCGTCACCGGCGGCGATCGCCCCCATGCTGCGCGGCGCTGTAGCGGCGCCACGCGGCGAAGGCCGCTTCGACCGCATGATCTCTGACTTCCGCACCTCGGACGCGATTGTCGATTTCATCAATTCTGCAGAGATCGCCGACTATGCAGGACGCGGCGTGTCGACGCCGGATCTGTCGATCCGCATCAAGACCGGGCCGCTGGCCGTGCCGGCGCCCGATGCCGACAAGATCGGCGACTACAAGGCCGTAATCCAGAACCATGTCGACGCTTTCGCCAAGGATTACCGCGCCTATTTCGAGACCAATGACGCGCTCGACGACGTCAAGCGCACCATGCTCGATCCGATGCCCCGGCTGACGCTGGTGCCGGGGCTCGGCATGTTCGGCCATGGCCGCACGCTGAAGGATGCCAGGATCGCCTCGGACGTTGGCGAGATGTGGATCGAGGCCGTGCGCGGCGCCGAGGCCGTCGGGCGTTTCCACCCGCTATCCAAGGCCGACCTGTTCCCGCTCGAATACTGGTCGCTGGAACAGGCCAAGCTCGCCTCCAACAAGCCGAAGCCGCTGACCGGCCAGGTGGTGCTGATCACCGGCGGCGCCGGTGCGATTGGTGCGGCGACCGCAAAACTGTTCGCCGACAATGGCGCTCATGCCGTCGTCGTCGATCTCGACGCCGAAAAGGCCGCCGATGCCGCCAGGAAAGCCGGCAACAATTCGATTGGCGTCGGCGCCGACATCACCGACCCGGACCAGATGCGTGCCGCCTTCGACAAGGCGGTCGCCGTCTTCGGCGGCGTCGACATATTGGTGTCCAATGCGGGCGCTGCCTGGGAAGGCCGCATCGGCGAGCTCGACGATACGCTGCTGCGCAAGAGCTTCGAGCTCAATTTCTTCGCCCACCAGTCGGCAGCGCAGAACGCCGTGCGGATCATGCTGGAACAGGGCACCGGAGGGGCGCTGTTGTTCAACACCTCCAAGCAGGCGGTCAACCCGGGTCCGAAGTTCGGCGCCTATGGCGTGCCGAAAGCGGCGACGCTGTTCCTGTCAAGGCAATACGCGCTCGACTACGGCGCCCATGGCATCCGCTCCAACGCCGTCAACGCCGACCGGATCCGCTCCGGCCTTTTGACCGACGCCATGATCGCCAGCCGCTCGGGCGCGCGCGGCGTGTCGGAGAAGGAATACATGTCCGGCAATCTGCTCGGCCAGGAAGTGACCGCGCAGGACGTGGCGCAGGCCTTCCTGCACCATGCCCTGGCCGACCGGACGACCGCCGATGTGACGACGGTCGACGGCGGCAATATCGCGGCGGCGCTGCGATAAGGCAATCTCTGCTATCCTTTTAGCGCCAGGCAGAATCGAGACGAAGACTAGTAAACATTGTTAGTCCTTGTGAGGTGCGCTATATATAGTCGGTATGAAAGCTGAACCTATGCGCACCCTGACCATATCGCTTACGCCGCAGCAGGTCGCCCGCCTGCAGAGCGCCGTCGAGGGCGGAGGATACGCCTCGAACAGTGAAATCGTCCGCGAAGCCTTGCGCCTTTGGGAGCAGCGCGAGCAATTGCGTGCCCTGGAACTGGATCAGTTGAAACGGGCCTCCGCCGACGGCATGGCCAGCGGCAACCCAGTCGAAGTCGAACCCGTCGAGTTCATTCGGGGCCTGAATGCAGAACGCCGCGCCGGTGGCTAAATACAGGCTTACTCCGCGCGCGCCTCGCAGGATTTGCGCGACATCTGGCACACCATCGCAATCGAAAATGAAAAGGCAGCCGATAAGCTGCTGATGCGCATTTTCGACAAGATGGAACTGGCGGCAGGGCATCCCAAGATGGGTTCGGCCCGGCCGGAATTGAGCGCGACGGCCCGCGTGCTCATCGAAGGCCGCTATATCGTCATCTATGAACCACAGCCGGACGGTGTACTGGTCGTAGCGATCGTTCATGGAATGCGCGATCCGGAACACTGGTTGTAACCGGAAGGCTGAACATCGATACGAAAGGGCGGTTCATAGCCGCCCTTTCGCTTTCCTATTGGTGCCGCGCTACTTCGCGTTCGGGTTCGGCATCCATGTCGGCATGGCGACATCGGCATGGGCGAACTGCGGCAGCTTGGCCGACAAGTCTTCCATGTTCTTGATGTCCTTGTCGATCAGCTCCTTCTGGGTGATCAGCGTCGGCGGCACGATGACGTTGTGGCCGGGATCTTCGCCGGCGAGCAGTTGCGCCAGGGCGCGCACCGAGACCTGGCCGACGACTGCCGGGTTGGTCGCCGCCGTAGCCGCCCAGGCACTGTCGGGCTCGCGCATCGCCGCGATGTCGGATGTCGAAATGTCGGCCGAATAGATCTTGATCTTCTTGTTCAGGCCGGCTTCGTCGACGGCGATCTTCACGCCCTTGGCGAACTCGTCATAGGGCGCGAACATCACGTTGATGTCGGGGTGCGCCGACAGCACCGAGCGCGCCTGGTTGGCGACGGAGTTGGCGATGGGATTGTCGAGCGTGCCGAACATGGCGGCTTCCTTTATGCCGGCATATTTTTTCTTGACGTCGACCCAGGTCTCGTTGCGGCGGTCGAGCGGAGCGATGCCGGCGACATAGACATAGCCGGCGTTCCAGCTTTCGCCATTGTCCTTGACTGCCTGTTCGAGCGCCAGCCGTGCCAGGTCTTTGTCCGACTGTTCGATTTGCGGGATCTTGGGGTTTTCGACATTGACGTCGAATGCCACCACCTTGATGCCGGCGTCGACGGCGCGCTGGGCGGCGTCCTTCATCGATTCCGTCAGGCCGTGCTGGATGATGATGCCCTGCACGCCGAGCGCGATGGCCTGGTCGACCATGTCGGATTGAAGGGCGGCGTCCTGGCGGCTGTCGAGCACGCGCAGGTCGATACCGAGCGCCTTCGACTGCGCCTCGACGCCCGACAGATACGCCTGGAAGAAGTCGCCGGTCGAGAGATAGCGAACCAGTGCGATCTTGACGCCGGGTTTGTCGAACGGCGCCGGCTTGTCGGCGGCAAATGCCCCCTGCATCAGCATGGTTGCGCCGGCGAGCCCGAGCGCCACTTTCCCCAGAAGTCTTCTAGTGATGTTCACCTTGTTTTCCTCCACTTTTGTTGAACCCAAATCCTATCTGGCCGAATGCTAGTTCCTGCCCCTGCCCGAAAGGGCAAAGGTGAAGACAAGGGCGACGACCAGAACCACGCCCTTGACGAAATCCTGCGTGTAGTAAGGCGCGTTCATCATCGTCAGGCCTTGCAGCAAGATGCCGACGAACAGCGCGCCGATGGCGGTGCCAAAGGCGTTCGGCTTGGCGGCGCCGAGCACCGCGTAGCCGATCAGCGCCGCGGCAACCGCATCGAGCAGCAGATTATTACCCGAGGCGATGTCGCCGCGTCCAAGCCGGGCCGCGAGCAAAATGCCGCCGATCGAGGCAAAAACGCCTGAAATAACGTAGGCCCAGATCTTGTATGCCTTGACAGGCGCGCCAGCGAGTTCGGCGGCGCGCTCATTGCTGCCGACCGCATACATCATGCGGCCGAAGCGGGTGTATTCGAGGAAGAACCAGATCAGCACGGCCAGCGCCAGAAGCACGACGACCGAGACCGGGATGAGGTTTGGGATGAAGAAGTCGAAGCGGTGGCGGCCGAGCGCCAGGAAGGCATCGGAGAACTTGCCGCTGGCGACCGAGCCATCGGGCATGGTCATGCCGGTGGCGATCGAGCGGCCTTCCGTGGGGATGCGTTGCAGGCCGACCAGCAGGAACATCATGCCGAGCGTCGCCAGCAGATCGGGTACACGCATGTAGACGATCAGCCAGCCATTGATCAGGCCGACAATGGCGCCAATCAACAGGCAGACGATGACCGCCACGAACGCGTTCTGCTCCAGCACCACCATCACATAGGCCGCCGCCATCATGGCCGAGGTTGCGACCGAACCGATCGACAGGTCGAAGCCGCCGACGACAAGCGTGGCGGTAACACCGAGCGCCAGCACACCGGTGATGGCGACCGACTGGAAGATGAAGACGGCACTTTGCGGCGAAACGAACCCGTCGGCGGCGACCGCGAAATAGGCGACCAATCCGAACAGCAGCACGATGAACCCATAGCGGATGGCGTAGTCGCGCAGCGTCATTCGGCGCACCCCGGCGCCGCTGCCCCATTTACCCAACTCGCAGCCATGGTCTCTCCATTCTAATTCCATCGGCCGCCACGCTCAGGCAGCGCTGTGCAGCGGTCCACCGGCAACCTCGGCCAGCAGGCGGTCGAGGTCGACATCGGCATTGCGGTGTTCGCCGACGATCGTGTGCTCCGACATCACCAGGATGCGATCGGCCGTCTCCAGCGCTTCATCGAGTTCGGTGACGAACAGAAGCGTGGCGCGGCCATTGGCGCTTGCCCTCAGCTTGGCGGCGATGTCGCGCCGGGCGGAAATATCGACGCCCTGGAACGGCTCGTCGAGGATGAACAGCGCGGCATTCTGCGCCATCCAGCGGGCGACCATCACCTTCTGCTGGTTGCCGCCCGACAGCGCCGACATCTCGTCCTTCTCGGAGCGGCAGACGATGCCCAGTTGCTCGATCTGCCTGCGCGCGGTGGCGCGTTCGAGGCGGCGCCTGAGCACGCTTAGACTGGACATGCGCTTCAGAAACGGCAGGCTGACATTGCGCTCGATGTTGAAGCTGCCGACGATGCCGCTGGTCGCACGGTCCTTGGCGACCAGGAACACGCCGGCTGCGATCGCGTCGCCCGCCGAGCGCGGCGCGTAAGGCTTGCAGTTCATCGTCATGGTGCCGTCGAGCGGCCGGCGCACGCCGAACAGCGTCTCGGCAAGAGCGGTCTTGCCGACGCCGACGAGGCCAGTGATGGCGACGACCTCGCCATCGCCGAGTGTCAGCGACATCGGCCTGGCGCCCTGCGCGATGCGCAGGCCTTCGACGCTCAGGACCGCCCTGGCGGAACTCCTGGCCACGATCCGGTCGAGATGGATCTTGCGGCCGAGCATGGCGTTGACCGCGCCTTCATAATCGAGCGGCTTGGCATCGAAGGCGCCCGAGACGCCACCGTCGCGCATCGAGACGATGCGGTCGGCGAGCCGCCTGATGTCCGACATGCGATGCGAGATATAGAGGATCGCCACGCCCTGCTCGCGCAGACGGTCGACCAGCGCGAACAGCCTGTCGGCCTCGGCACTGGAGAGCGACGAGGTCGGCTCATCGAGGATCAGCACTTTCGGCTGGTGCGCCAGCGCCCGGGCAATCGCCACCATCTGGCGGTCGGCCAGCGAAAGATCGCTGACGCGCGCCTTCAAATCGATGGCCAGCCCCATGCGGTCGGCGACCGCCTTGGCCTCACGGCGCACGCGAGCGGGATTGAACAGGGTCGGCACGCCCCGACCGCTCAGCCGGTCGAGCGTAAGATTGGTGGCGACATCGAGATCGGCGACCACGCCGTCATTGATGTTCTGGTGCACGGTGACGACACCCGCGCGGATCGCTTCCGCCGGCGTGTTCGGCGCGAACTCCGCACCGGCGAGGGTCATCGAGCCGCCCCCACGCTCGTAGACGCCGCTGATGATCTTGACGAGGGTGGATTTGCCGGCGCCGTTGGCGCCCATCAGCACGGTCACTTCACCGGCATGGAGGTCCAGCGCGATGCCGCCAAGCACCTCGTTGCGGCCAAAGGATTTCCTCAGTCCCTCTACGCGGAACACGGCATTGCCGACCATGCGTTCCTCCCTGGTCATGACGCTATGGTCAATGTAGGCAATTGTCAACACGATTGACAATTGCCAGACAGCTTCCTAGCTTGGCCCCGCCGCTTGGGCTCCTTATGATCGGAGCACATAGGCGGGAGGGAACAAGGATGACTGGGAACTTGCCGTTCGAAGCATTGTCGGTGGAGACGCTCGCAACCCGTCTCGGCACGAACGAAGCGCTGTGCGCGAAGATCGGCAAGGATGCGAGCGCCTGGAAAGTTCGCGAGGTTGGCGACGGCAATCTGAACCTGGTGTTCATCGTCGAAGGCGCCAGTGGCGGCGCCATCGTCAAGCAGGCCCTGCCCTATGTCCGCCTGGTCGGCGACAGCTGGCCGCTGCCGCTAAAACGTTCCTTCTTCGAATACCACGCACTGACCCGGCAAGAGGCACGCGCGCCGGGCTCGGTGCCGGAGATCTACTACTTCGACGAGGTCCAGGCGCTGATCATCATGGAGTATCTGGCGCCGCCACACATCATTCTCAGGCGCGCCCTGATCGACGGGCGCCGACTGCCGAACATTGCCAGGGATATCGGCCTGTTCATGGCCCGCACGCTGTTTCGCGGTTCCGACCTGTCGATGGTGACCAAGGAGCGCAAGGCGGATTTGGCGCTGTTCGCCGACAATGTCGAGCTTTGCGACATCACCGAGAACCTGGTGTTTTCCGACCCCTATTTCGACGCCAAGATGAACCGCCACACCAGTCCGCAGCTCGATGGGCTGGTGGCGGAACTGCGGGCCGACCGCGACCTCAAGGTGGAGGCGCAGCGGCTGAAGCATATGTTCGCCGCCAATGCCGAGACGCTTTTGCATGGCGACCTGCATTCCGGCTCGATCATGGTCACCGATCAGGAAACGCGGATGATCGATCCGGAGTTCGCCTTCTACGGCCCGATGGCCTTCGACGTCGGCATGCTGCTCGCCAATTTCTGGATGTCCTTCTTCTCGCAGCGCGGGCATGAGCAGAACGGCAGGCGCGACGCCATGCGTGCCTATCTGCTCGGCGTCACGGCCGAGACCTGGGCCGTGTTCCGCGCCGAGTTCTCGCTGTTATGGCGCACCGAGCGCACCGGCATGCTCTATCAAAAAAGCCTGTTCGAGGATCAGGGCGACCGGCTGGGCGCCGAGCAGGCACTCGATAATGTCCTGCATCAGATCTGGGACGATCTGCTCGGCTTTGCCGGCATCGAGGTTCACAGGCGCATCCTTGGCCTCGCGCACAATGCAGACTTCGAGACCATTGCCGATGAAGATCTGCGCGCCAGTTGTGAGGCGAAGGCACTGAAATTCGGCCGCCACATCGCCGTCAATCGGCGCCAGATCCACAGCATCGACGAGGTCAACAATCTGGCCGCGCTGATTGAACAGGAGAACAGCATTTGAACGTCGGCGACCGCCACTTTCGGACCATCTGGCTGAGCGACGACGGCCGCTCGGTGGAGATCATCGACCAGCGCTGGCTGCCGCATGAGTTCCGTATCGAGAAGCTCGTCACGGTCGCCGGCATCGCCACCGCGATCCGCGACATGTGGGTGCGTGGCGCACCGTTGATCGGGGTCACCGCGGCCTATGGCGTCGCCATGCAGATGACGGATGATGCATCCGACGAAGCGCTCGACACTGTGTGGGAGATACTGCACGATACCAGGCCGACGGCGATCAACCTGCGCTGGGCGCTCGACGAGATGCGGCGCTTTCTGCGGCCGTTGC is a window from the Mesorhizobium australicum WSM2073 genome containing:
- a CDS encoding efflux RND transporter periplasmic adaptor subunit is translated as MFLPSSILRKLPAAGLIVASLGLAGCSQEKAEVKDIIRPVKVVEIAQAHDTRTLSYSGSVRARTESTLGFRVNGKITERLVDIGQHVAPGDVLARIDPSDYDLSVKSAQAALDASERQVETVELARKRAEQLFAKNFAPKSQLEQATLTYDQAIATRDSARSTLAQARNQVGYTDLKADRDGIVTAVNADVGQVVGSGTPVVTVAVDGEKEVLIAVPEMEIAEFKPGKNVKAGFWSDDGLKLDGKVREVAGSADPQSRTFAVRVSLPNDPRVLLGMTANIEASAANEKQLVSIPLSALAEKDSQSIVWTVDRGADTVHARSVKVAEFAPDGVRVAEGLKPGDVVVAAGTQFMTENLKVKLPGGTAQQSASAEGDEASQLR
- a CDS encoding TetR family transcriptional regulator, translating into MSEAANIVADVARQENVTRILDCAERLFRHYGYGKTNVADIARELGMSPANIYRFFASKVEIHQAVCGRMLGASYKMAYEIMHLPISAEERLRRYVHAQYKLTMEVMLDDQKVHEMVIVALERDWGVIDKHVDSIHDLFAEVIGEGIEAGEFRKQDPVTASRCFGAATVILCHPQMVAQCLAKTNRAMPDDLIDYAIRALK
- a CDS encoding acyl-CoA synthetase, whose product is MANPYEQDLDRNAANHQPLTPLTYLERAARTYPDHVAVIHGSQRISYRDFWRRSLKLASALHKHGIGKGDTVTVMLSNTPPMLEAHFGVPMTKAVLHSLNTRLDAAVIAFQLDHAETKVLIVDREFSGVVREALGLAVVKPLVIDYDDPEYATDAPYPKGERVGTVDYEAFVANGDEAFAWSMPDDEWDAISLNYTSGTTGNPKGVVYHHRGAALMAYTNTIHAGMAKHAVYLWTLPMFHCNGWCFPWTLAVQAGTHVCLRWVRPKPIYDAIADYGVTHLCGAPVVMSVLINAKDEDKRAFAQTVTFNTAAAPPPEAVLSGMADAGFAVTHLYGLTETYGPAVVNEWHNGWDALDKGARAGKKARQGVRYAALEGLTVMDPETMAETPADGETIGEVMFRGNIVMKGYLKNRRATDEAFGGGWFHSGDLGVMHPDGYIQLKDRSKDIIISGGENISSIEVEEALYKHPAVASCGVVARHDDKWGEVPVAYVELKPGKEASEAEIIEHCRTLLARFKVPKAVIFAEIPKTSTGKIQKFRLREMAKVA
- a CDS encoding sugar-binding transcriptional regulator encodes the protein MAIRPAEQLIHKAAWLYYAHGLRQDEVANQLNISRASVAMYLRKARETGIVNISTSTQLFTDDVMARRLEDALKLDAVWIAPENAYLADPSTDIAVLAASVFLELVGKGDRIGVAWGRTIYTIADIMSYADLQDVTVVQLCGNLGAPYSYRPDQCTMEIARRLNAKGLNFYAPLVLSTEELAHGLRAEPVIRDQLAGISDCDLALYSIGAVDADSHLVKCGALTAAEMAALRREGAAGVIAGQIIDARGELLDCSYNRRVISAGLASLRVIGKRLMVVQEDSKFEPLLAAIAGGLCTHLVVGAHMAQRLLDHAGTSAEKAS
- a CDS encoding bifunctional aldolase/short-chain dehydrogenase, whose amino-acid sequence is MKNLWNDDTAEQLVADYAKKGVGRDLALRVYTTRLLGGVPQLVLHGGGNTSCKIKATDLVGDEWDVLCVKGSGWDMAVIEPQGLPAVKMGALLKARKLDRLSDENMVALQRANLIDPASPNPSVETLLHAFLPHKFVDHTHSTAILAIVDQEDSKPLVAKVFGAKMGYVPYIMPGFDLAKAAADVFDADPTVEGLILDKHGIFTFGDDARQAYDRMIHYVNVAEDYVAEHAKPKTAKIALPARLASPAAIAPMLRGAVAAPRGEGRFDRMISDFRTSDAIVDFINSAEIADYAGRGVSTPDLSIRIKTGPLAVPAPDADKIGDYKAVIQNHVDAFAKDYRAYFETNDALDDVKRTMLDPMPRLTLVPGLGMFGHGRTLKDARIASDVGEMWIEAVRGAEAVGRFHPLSKADLFPLEYWSLEQAKLASNKPKPLTGQVVLITGGAGAIGAATAKLFADNGAHAVVVDLDAEKAADAARKAGNNSIGVGADITDPDQMRAAFDKAVAVFGGVDILVSNAGAAWEGRIGELDDTLLRKSFELNFFAHQSAAQNAVRIMLEQGTGGALLFNTSKQAVNPGPKFGAYGVPKAATLFLSRQYALDYGAHGIRSNAVNADRIRSGLLTDAMIASRSGARGVSEKEYMSGNLLGQEVTAQDVAQAFLHHALADRTTADVTTVDGGNIAAALR
- a CDS encoding ribbon-helix-helix domain-containing protein; the encoded protein is MRTLTISLTPQQVARLQSAVEGGGYASNSEIVREALRLWEQREQLRALELDQLKRASADGMASGNPVEVEPVEFIRGLNAERRAGG
- a CDS encoding type II toxin-antitoxin system RelE/ParE family toxin translates to MRDIWHTIAIENEKAADKLLMRIFDKMELAAGHPKMGSARPELSATARVLIEGRYIVIYEPQPDGVLVVAIVHGMRDPEHWL
- a CDS encoding substrate-binding domain-containing protein, with the protein product MNITRRLLGKVALGLAGATMLMQGAFAADKPAPFDKPGVKIALVRYLSTGDFFQAYLSGVEAQSKALGIDLRVLDSRQDAALQSDMVDQAIALGVQGIIIQHGLTESMKDAAQRAVDAGIKVVAFDVNVENPKIPQIEQSDKDLARLALEQAVKDNGESWNAGYVYVAGIAPLDRRNETWVDVKKKYAGIKEAAMFGTLDNPIANSVANQARSVLSAHPDINVMFAPYDEFAKGVKIAVDEAGLNKKIKIYSADISTSDIAAMREPDSAWAATAATNPAVVGQVSVRALAQLLAGEDPGHNVIVPPTLITQKELIDKDIKNMEDLSAKLPQFAHADVAMPTWMPNPNAK